The segment TTTTATTGGACAACTGTTTCCCAATTAAcctgaatttaatttattgcAGTTATATCttaattgtttgaaaaaaaaatacagtaggAAACTTTtctataaatgtatattttttttacatatgtattaaaactgtcactatgttctgacaataaaatattagtggaaaaaaaaatccaagctcctctggctcctcccagcTGTCCTGTTGCCCCTTGCAGAAATACAACGTGGCCAGCCAGAGTGATAATGTCTACCCTCTGTTCtgtacattatcaatctggctctgctcccatcaaatccgtttggggaaacgAGGGACGtccagcagaactttctgagctgattgggtgaagtgagacctagtgcccgcctaccaaaggttggttttagccaatcacactATGTCGTAAGGAGCAGGCTCTTGCTTTCGGCACAGCtgatatgtcccgccttaaatcattatactgcaacgtgattggcctgaCCTGTTTTGGTTCGGCCCGAACAGTTGAGGCAagagcgggacaagatggattcttgtgtgtttgtgagcgcACAAATACAGCGAGAATTCAGCGTGCAGGCAAGGTTAGCCGAAAAACACCGCTCccagtcagaaacaaccaatcagaggcagGAGGAATATccagctctgattggttgttaacAGTGTCAGTCACTCTTGACAACAAAGCAACAAATTAAACATTGGATTTTTGACATGGCTGTTGTGACTGGAATTGTTATTGGATTCGAATAAGATTTCAGTCTGAATCATTTTTATGTGAAGTACCCTGAGATGTTATAATATACAGCAGGACTAGCCTTGAGCTTTGTATTTTGGCTATAATTTCTAGTTCTGGGTTTGCGAATATGTAATAGCCATTCTTATGTTGTACTACCATTGGTTTACGTATTTGTTCTTTCATTTGTCCTGCCTGTCACCTGCCAGCTTGCTTTATTCAGATCCTCATCACAATGCTACATATGCTATATAAATTGAAATGAATTCAAATAATTACATACGAATGCACTCTGGTGCGGGTGAACTCCACGTTCCATTGGCTTGGCACACTGCTGAGCTGGATCCAGTCATTATGTACCTATTCAACATGACATTGAATCATCAGGGTCACCATATGTATGTCAAATCAACCATTTGATGCACAAATTATATTTAGTCCAGATTATttgcgcacgcacgcacgcacgcacgcacgcacacacgcacgcacgcacactaTAAAATATAACTTACCCTTCGTGGCAGGTGTAGTTGATCAAACTCTGGTAATGTGTCTCCTCATAAGATAATTCACCATTAGTGATTAAGTCAGGATATGGAcattgttttgctgcaggaaaaacatgtgaaaagtGGAGCTTATGCTATTTAGCTATCCTTTATCGATGATGCAAACAGTAAATTGCAAGTTTACTATGAGATTCTGCAGTTTCTAATAACATTACAAGCAAGTAATGTATATTGACTTTATAGTTCGGTTTTATCATTTCCATTggcttacattgtttttttttttagtaaccACTGCTACATTTAAACTTTCCTGCatttttgttacattaaaaGCACGGACTATGTTTTTACAGGAAAACCATAGATGGCATTAAATGGTTTAGCTCAAAACTCATTTATTTGTTAGAGCGGGCCAttcaaaatctttttcttttcaaggcactgtaaataTATAATTCACATTTTCATTGACATTTGCAAGCTTGCAATTTTTGTTTAACAGATTTCTAAGTGAAAACTATTCTATTGTTCTAAAAAACAATATATTCAATCTGATcatctgtgaatatcttttCACTGGTAATTATTACTTGATGTTTAAATTGAGGTTGAAGTGGTTCTAGAAGCTATTCTGTCACAATCACTTAATGTCttcaaaaaaataaggaaagaaaaaaagatacacACGTATGCATTTTAATTTGGTGCTTGTCCACTGTCCATTGATGGTGCAAACGATCTTGCGTGGGCCCAACACAGGAGTATATCCCTGTTTACAGGACAGAGCCAACTCCACACCGGGGCTGAAGAACCGCTGAAACCCAGCCGTTTCGATGTTATTGTGCAGTTCAGGTCGGGAACATACTGGAAGAAGTATATGATCAAAATTGTGTATAGGCTATCTATTAAGCTTGAGTGAAAAATAATGCAATACAGTTACACTTTCCAGATATGAAAGCGTTTTACATAAAGCTACAGTATGATTAGCAAGTGGATATCACGGTTATCAGTTATATGAATTATCTTTTCTCTGTAATGTTACCCAGCAAGTACTCGTTAAAAGTATTGGCactcaattttttttctgaaattacaTCTAACAGAAGAACTTAACCATCCAACCATGAAATGTTGTTACTGACTTAAACCCAGAGCAATGTTGAGAAAAATCTCTatcaaacaacacaacaaatgaaaatttcTCCCTATCAGAATTAAAGGAACGCTCCAAAGAAAATGCGCTGAATTAATTTTGAGCCATGGAATCGTCAGCAGCTTAGATGCGGAAAATAATGTTGCGTAAATTTGCTTTTCAAGACGCGTGaaatggagggagggaggccaTACCATTGTGTTGGGACGTCACTGTCGTCACAAGCAGACCAGAGCAAAGCAGAAACAAACGCTCCATCTTCAGAACAAACCGGACGGACACTCGTCTTCTCTCCTGCAGCCTGCCTTCAGCTTCAGATACTGACGCTCTGACCCACTTTCACTTGTTTGTGTTCCCGTCAAAGCAAACAGTCAACAGCTGTGTGAGGCAACTTGTTCCCTTTAATGACactttggagttttttttccaattttttttactgtaagtTAAAAACTCTGATGATGAAATTTCActagaaagaaaaaggagaagtaTTTCGGGGGATTTTTTGCCTCCTTTAAGTTCTTCAGGTCAGAGTAGACTACTGGAAATTTGTGAATTTAATGTCAAAAGCTCTGAATATctttacatttgaaaaaatgtatATCTTCCCACAATCCTATTCAAATGCTTTACAGGGTTTCCTTGGTATACgttgtttaacatttattttctattgtttttgtttaatctttgctttttctcGGGAAGGCACTTGGAATAGTTAAGTTTAAGTGTTGCTCttgaaaaaaagctaatttcatGCAAGTTATATGAAAAAACTTAAGAAGCCAAAGATGAAGGAAATCATTAACCATAAACACAAGTAAATagctatttaaacaaaaaaaactaaagataaCATATCAAACACAGATAAATGTCAAAAGGAAGTTTCTgtgaaaggaaacagaaaatacGTTATTGAGCAATTTCTGACAGGAAATCAGCTGACACATGTTTTTATCAGGTCTTTATTTGGATCAAGTATGGACCATCTCAGATGAatttaactgtatttttattttctttagataAATATGAACTCTTTTCCACCCACAACAGCATCATGTTACTGAGCACACATATTATAAAGGGAATTGTACTCTCATAAAGAGATATTTCATTCTCAAGTTCTCAATCAGATACTATTAGTAATATGAGAATTAAGACAGAAAATAACACACCTAGTTTGATAATGAAATGCTTAATCTTCTTAGGAAACGTGTGTAATGTTGCCGTTGTCACAATGCTCAAATTCATTTCTTAGACGATGTTTAGAGGTTTGTAGAATTGTCTTGCCAGCCATTATTCTTGAGTATGCCACGAGGGACTTCTGCTGCCATCTGTAGATGTCAGAATTTTTAGCACAGAAAGGCAAAAGTGACATACTGTGGAGGTGAAAACCAGGAGAAACACCGTTAATTGGAAATGGTACAATCTAAGAAGCTTAGATCTTCATCATGAACCTCTTTCTGCGAAAACCTGAGACACTTGGCCTTCATGTTTTTTATGGAATCGTTTACTCCCACATAATACTACAGCAGCCTTCCTTTTATCCAGTTTTGTAAAGCCTAAGCGACACCTGTTTATTTATACTAGTCATAAAGCAGATTTACTTATTCTCAATTGCTTAGACTTTTTGCTTAGAACAatttaccaatttttttttaatttttcttaaaaaaaaaatcaaaaccataGATggaatttggacattttttttttattattttagtgtaTGTCTGCTGGAATCCTCTACATGATAAAAGTCATCCCTTTCTCACTGTCATCACATTCCTTACACCGACAACCTTTGACAAATTcatattttaatctgatttacaCTGTCTCATATCAATTAAATTGCATTGGACCTGTTCTATCATGATGATTGAATTTTCTTGGTATGCGTTTGATTTATCGTACATTTCTGAAGAATCAGAAATGAACTGGACCTCGAGATGGCACTGGCATGTGAGTTGGCATTACTGGATTAAAATGATCGCACATTAGAATTTCACAGCTTTCATAACTCATCTCTGTCAACATTTTATTAACACACATTTTCTTGGCTTGCTTTAATCATCTTCCATTTATTTGTTGCCAGTCTAAATTAACAAAACCAAGGGTCATTAAGAAAATGATTCAGCCCGTTTCGCAGCTATTGGCTCTTTGAATCTGTCACGCAGGTCTCGGTGGGCTTGTTGGGCTTGCAGTGGGTGGTGCCGCACACATTCTGATTTCTGATGCAAGGTTTTTAGACTTTAGGTTGTACTCTATTCTGCCTGgttctgtaagaaaaaaaacaacacagagacattcTACTATAATCATTGTCATCTCATTATGAAGATATTTATGAGACGTTTTAATACGTTTTGTTCATTGTAACTTAATTGTTTTGATTTGACTAGTTTTATGCAGAGTCTTCTGGCTTGCATTGACTCACCCTCAAAGCAGTCGGGGATGGGGAGGTTTCCATCGTTACAGGTGCTGGCCACAGTGTAGCCACACTTCTCAGCTTTGTTCTTGCAATAGAAGACAACTATTTCTTTATGGAGCACTCTGTTTGGCTTCAGGTCTTCAATCCAGAGCTTTCTGCCGTTATAGAAGATGCGGCCTCTTTTGATGCCAACTGTACAGGGAgctgggttaaaaaaataaataaaaaaaaaaaacatgtaaaataccaTTCAAAATATGTTGACACGAAACAGCAAACTCATTTCATGCAATATAAACAGCAATATTGTtttgcaggtgagttttttttttctacagcctGAAAAATTGAGACATTCCGACTTGGGAATCTCTCCCAGCAGAGCTACATAAATATAGAGAAGCTTGAAGTgagatctaattttctcatGACTCACCCCTGCAGACTGGCTTTGATGACCAGTTTCCTGTGTTTTGGCACTGTATTTCAGCCTCACCCTCCAGAGTATAATGCTCATTGCAGGAATACTTAACCTTCTCCTTGTACCCGTGTTGCCTCATCACAGCAAATGTGATGACCCCGTTTGGTACGTTTGTTGGAATGGGGCAGCTCACATctgtaataataattataatataaattattattattattttatcaagCAACACAACTTTGGCATTTTAGTGCAGCAGTTGatgatggagagaaaaaacctTGCCTATATTATGAGTATACTGGGAACATATCATCTCCTACATTCATACAGATGTTATGCATCACAAATCTGGATTTACCTCGACAAACTGGCGGTTCAGTTGCACTACCATCAGCCATGCAGGACCCTCTCTCATAAGTTGGTGCTTTGGGTGGATTGCACTCATATGTCCAGCCTTGTCCATAAATAGTTGCAGTTCCTGCTACTGGCTTATCATGGACTATTCTGCCCTCTCTCGGTGGCTTGGGTAGTGGACAGTTCACGCCTGTTGGGTTGAAATAAGCACTTTGTATCACAAGATCCATAAAAatactgtggaaaaaaatataaatatgttctTTAAAACTGCATATTTCATGATCTCCAGGTGTTTGGGTGTTGTTATTCTGCCGTTTGTGTTTTCGGTATTTTCTTGTTGTTCATTAATGTTCATTTAAATCTTGTTATATTAGTTCATGCTTTTGTGttattggatttatttattttacatctcTGTTTATCTTTTCCCCTTGGTTGATagtttctttgtgtctctgttgagctctttttgTGTTAAGTAGTCTCTCTCCCTCAGCTTCCCAGTTTCCCTTCTACCACAGCTGCTGCACAT is part of the Fundulus heteroclitus isolate FHET01 chromosome 13, MU-UCD_Fhet_4.1, whole genome shotgun sequence genome and harbors:
- the LOC105934263 gene encoding beta-2-glycoprotein 1, with protein sequence MAPTLLLLSLAAICATVTPAKVCGRPRISDGVDVSSLKRVFEIGEDVTLSCEQGYLPSTATPPRITCTATGEWTPANLACSPKMCPIPRPLQPFAKGRVEAPFKSVLNFSCDDGYVMIGANESKCLHDGTWSNPPPLCKGVNCPLPKPPREGRIVHDKPVAGTATIYGQGWTYECNPPKAPTYERGSCMADGSATEPPVCRDVSCPIPTNVPNGVITFAVMRQHGYKEKVKYSCNEHYTLEGEAEIQCQNTGNWSSKPVCRAPCTVGIKRGRIFYNGRKLWIEDLKPNRVLHKEIVVFYCKNKAEKCGYTVASTCNDGNLPIPDCFEEPGRIEYNLKSKNLASEIRMCAAPPTASPTSPPRPA